One genomic segment of Natrononativus amylolyticus includes these proteins:
- a CDS encoding PQQ-binding-like beta-propeller repeat protein — MGDAGTDGSRPEWDARTGFGRRRFLCGAGAIGAIGLGGATQRWHRPKPDCRSLAAEASGGYAPQPPDEAVSMFRRGLRRYGYYPEATVPSAVRVDWSIPVNRRSHTAAKSTPRPTPDGETILVAGDTGLIHALSPTGERRWRLETGAARSLGFHGTPAIAHGTAYVGGYDGALYAVDVDAGSLRWRTSPAEFGGAIAIGSSPAYLDGVLYLLAEYNDPPSGALWAVDAATGTPLWSDDRLWGMPHPSPAIDCEAGRLVAGSNDGVVYCWEFPSLEFAWSFQAGGPAGPDGDAQAGGAFRLGAEIKGTIPTYDGAAFVGSWDGRFYRLDLADGSEEWSFETGRVIMSNPAVDPEAGVVYVGSDDNRVYALDAATGEERWSALVGGRVIGSLTATADSILVGSYDAHLYALDRATGTRRWRVQNRGHVTGGAIPRDGRIYYAERGVFSNGEEPVLEEPGHAYCLVEDE; from the coding sequence GTGGGGGATGCCGGGACAGACGGCTCTCGGCCGGAGTGGGACGCGCGTACCGGGTTCGGGAGGCGACGGTTTCTCTGCGGCGCCGGCGCCATCGGCGCGATCGGTCTCGGCGGGGCGACTCAGCGCTGGCACCGGCCGAAACCGGACTGTCGGTCGCTCGCAGCGGAGGCGTCAGGGGGGTACGCCCCGCAGCCGCCGGACGAGGCGGTGTCGATGTTCCGCCGCGGGCTGCGCCGGTACGGCTACTACCCCGAGGCGACGGTTCCCTCGGCCGTCCGCGTCGACTGGTCGATCCCGGTCAATCGTCGCAGCCACACCGCGGCCAAGTCGACGCCGAGACCGACCCCCGACGGCGAGACGATCCTCGTCGCGGGGGACACCGGCCTGATTCACGCCCTCTCGCCCACCGGCGAGCGCCGCTGGCGCCTCGAGACGGGCGCCGCTCGGAGCCTGGGTTTTCACGGAACGCCCGCAATCGCCCACGGGACTGCGTACGTCGGCGGCTACGACGGCGCGCTGTACGCCGTCGACGTCGACGCCGGTAGCCTGCGCTGGCGAACGTCGCCGGCGGAGTTCGGCGGCGCCATCGCCATCGGCTCGAGTCCGGCCTACCTCGACGGCGTGCTCTACCTCCTGGCGGAGTATAACGACCCGCCCAGCGGGGCGCTGTGGGCGGTCGACGCCGCCACCGGGACGCCGCTGTGGAGCGACGACCGCCTCTGGGGGATGCCCCACCCCTCGCCGGCGATCGACTGCGAGGCCGGACGGCTCGTCGCCGGCTCGAACGACGGCGTCGTCTACTGCTGGGAGTTCCCCTCCCTCGAGTTCGCCTGGTCGTTCCAGGCGGGCGGGCCGGCCGGTCCCGACGGCGACGCACAGGCCGGCGGCGCGTTCCGCCTGGGCGCGGAGATCAAGGGGACGATTCCGACCTACGACGGGGCGGCGTTCGTCGGCTCCTGGGACGGCCGGTTCTACCGCCTCGACCTCGCAGACGGCAGCGAGGAGTGGTCGTTCGAGACCGGACGCGTTATCATGTCGAACCCCGCCGTCGACCCCGAGGCGGGCGTCGTGTACGTCGGCAGCGACGACAATCGGGTGTACGCGCTCGACGCCGCGACCGGCGAGGAGCGCTGGTCGGCGCTAGTTGGCGGCCGCGTCATCGGCTCGCTCACCGCGACCGCCGACTCGATCCTCGTCGGCTCCTACGACGCGCACCTGTACGCCCTCGACAGGGCGACCGGGACGCGCCGTTGGCGGGTCCAGAATCGCGGCCACGTCACCGGCGGCGCGATCCCTCGCGACGGCCGCATCTACTACGCCGAGCGCGGTGTCTTCTCCAACGGGGAGGAGCCGGTCCTCGAGGAGCCCGGCCACGCCTACTGTCTCGTCGAAGACGAGTGA
- a CDS encoding NADP-dependent malic enzyme, with product MGLDEEALDYHRTDPPGKIEISTTKPTNTQRDLSLAYSPGVAAPCMAIHEDETDAYTYTAKGNLVGVVSNGSAVLGLGDIGAQASKPVMEGKGVLFKRFADIDVFDIELDEADPDRFADAVKMMEPTFGGVNLEDIKAPECFTIEERLREEMDIPVFHDDQHGTAIISGAALVNAADIAGKELADLEIVFSGAGASALATARFYVSLGAKKENITMCDSSGIITRARAEAGDVNEYKREFARDVPPGDLADAMAGADVFVGLSIGGIVSQEMVRSMGDNPIIFAMANPDPEIGYHEAKEAREDDVIMATGRSDYPNQVNNVLGFPFIFRGALDVRATEINEEMKVACARALADLAREDVPDAVVKAYGDDPLQFGPDYIIPKPVDPRVLFRVAPAVAAAAADSGAARIDVDIDAYEEELEARLGKSREMMRVVLNKAKSDPKRVALAEGENEKMIRAAYQLREQGIADPVLIGEEDRIKRTAANLGLDFEPEVADPDDGDYEGYADHLHELRKRKGITRTEAGELVRRDTNYFGSVMVERGDADAFLTGLSHHYPSALRPPLQVIGTAPDADYAAGVYMLTFKNRVIFVADATVNQAPDADVLAEVTKQTGKLARRFNVEPRAALLSYSNFGSVDNEGTRKPRDAARLLQEDPEVDFPVDGEMQADTAVVEEILEGTYGFSELDQPANVLVFPNLESGNIGYKLLQRLGGAEAIGPMLVGMDKPVHVLQRGDEVKDIVNLAGVAVVDAQKD from the coding sequence ATGGGACTCGACGAGGAGGCGCTAGACTACCACCGAACCGATCCGCCCGGAAAAATCGAGATATCGACGACGAAGCCGACGAACACGCAGCGGGACCTCTCGCTCGCGTACTCTCCCGGCGTGGCCGCCCCGTGTATGGCGATCCACGAGGACGAGACAGACGCCTACACCTACACCGCAAAGGGGAACCTCGTCGGGGTCGTCTCGAACGGCTCGGCCGTGCTCGGACTGGGCGACATCGGCGCGCAGGCGTCGAAGCCGGTGATGGAAGGAAAGGGGGTGCTGTTCAAGCGGTTCGCCGACATCGACGTCTTCGACATCGAACTCGACGAGGCCGACCCCGACCGGTTCGCCGACGCGGTGAAGATGATGGAGCCGACGTTCGGCGGCGTCAATCTGGAGGATATCAAGGCCCCCGAGTGTTTCACCATCGAGGAGCGCCTGCGCGAGGAGATGGACATCCCGGTGTTCCACGACGACCAGCACGGCACCGCGATCATCTCCGGCGCCGCGCTCGTCAACGCCGCCGACATCGCCGGCAAGGAGCTCGCCGACCTCGAGATCGTCTTCTCGGGTGCCGGCGCGAGCGCGCTGGCGACCGCCCGCTTCTACGTCTCGCTGGGCGCGAAAAAGGAGAACATCACGATGTGTGACTCCTCGGGAATCATCACGCGGGCCCGCGCGGAGGCCGGCGACGTCAACGAGTACAAGCGGGAGTTCGCCCGCGACGTCCCGCCCGGCGATCTCGCCGACGCGATGGCGGGTGCGGACGTCTTCGTCGGCCTCTCGATCGGCGGCATCGTCAGCCAGGAGATGGTCCGGTCGATGGGCGACAACCCGATCATCTTCGCGATGGCGAACCCCGACCCCGAGATCGGTTACCACGAGGCCAAGGAAGCCCGCGAGGACGACGTGATCATGGCGACGGGGCGCTCCGACTATCCGAATCAGGTCAACAACGTCCTCGGTTTTCCCTTCATCTTCCGCGGCGCCCTCGACGTGCGGGCGACGGAGATCAACGAGGAGATGAAAGTCGCCTGCGCCCGCGCGCTCGCCGACCTCGCCCGCGAGGACGTCCCCGACGCGGTCGTCAAGGCCTACGGCGACGACCCGCTCCAGTTCGGCCCCGACTACATCATCCCCAAACCCGTCGATCCTCGCGTCCTGTTCCGGGTCGCCCCCGCCGTCGCAGCGGCCGCCGCCGACTCCGGTGCGGCCCGGATCGACGTCGACATCGACGCCTACGAGGAGGAACTCGAGGCCCGCCTCGGCAAGTCCCGCGAGATGATGCGGGTGGTGCTCAACAAGGCCAAGAGCGACCCCAAGCGCGTCGCGCTCGCGGAGGGGGAAAACGAGAAGATGATCCGGGCGGCCTACCAGCTCCGCGAGCAGGGGATCGCCGATCCGGTGCTCATCGGGGAGGAGGATCGGATCAAGCGCACCGCCGCCAACCTCGGCCTCGACTTCGAGCCGGAGGTTGCGGACCCGGACGACGGCGACTACGAGGGGTACGCCGACCACCTCCACGAGCTCCGGAAGCGAAAGGGGATCACGCGCACCGAAGCCGGCGAACTCGTCCGCCGGGACACGAACTACTTCGGGAGCGTGATGGTCGAGCGGGGCGACGCCGACGCCTTCCTCACCGGGCTCTCACACCACTACCCGTCGGCGCTGCGCCCGCCGCTGCAGGTGATCGGGACGGCGCCGGACGCCGACTACGCCGCCGGCGTCTACATGCTGACGTTCAAGAACCGCGTGATCTTCGTCGCCGACGCGACCGTCAATCAGGCGCCCGACGCCGACGTGCTCGCGGAGGTCACCAAACAGACCGGCAAACTCGCCCGCCGGTTCAACGTCGAACCGCGCGCGGCGCTGCTCTCGTACTCGAACTTCGGCAGCGTCGACAACGAGGGGACCCGCAAACCGCGTGACGCGGCTCGACTCCTCCAGGAGGACCCCGAGGTCGACTTCCCCGTCGACGGCGAGATGCAGGCCGACACCGCGGTCGTCGAGGAGATCCTCGAGGGCACCTACGGCTTCTCGGAGCTCGACCAGCCGGCGAACGTGCTCGTCTTCCCGAACCTCGAGTCGGGCAACATCGGCTACAAGCTCCTCCAGCGTCTCGGCGGCGCGGAGGCCATCGGACCGATGCTCGTCGGGATGGACAAGCCCGTCCACGTCCTCCAGCGGGGCGACGAGGTCAAGGACATCGTCAACCTCGCCGGCGTGGCGGTCGTAGACGCCCAGAAGGACTGA
- the pstC gene encoding phosphate ABC transporter permease subunit PstC, translating into MTSGGSELADRKNAAIRYVFFSCALVTVLTTLAIILVLVQGSVEFFRHVSIVEYVTGTEWSPVIRPQSYGVLPLIWGTLLITVGSAAIAIPVGTATAIYLSEYADPQVRKTIKPTLEILAGIPTIVYGFFALSLITPIIQLFFPETGTFNAAAGAIVVGIMIIPMVSSLSEDAMSAVPDDLRNAAYGLGATKFEVSTSVVFPASLSGVIAAYILALSRAIGETMAVTLAAGMHPQITGNPLEPIQTMTAYMVQIGISDVSVGSIGYQSLFAVGLTLFAMTLTMNLFSMWVRSRYREEYQ; encoded by the coding sequence ATCACGAGCGGGGGCAGCGAACTCGCCGACCGCAAGAACGCGGCGATCCGGTACGTGTTCTTCTCGTGTGCGCTCGTCACCGTGCTCACGACGCTCGCGATCATCCTCGTGCTCGTCCAGGGCTCGGTGGAGTTCTTCCGGCACGTTTCGATCGTCGAGTACGTCACGGGTACCGAGTGGTCCCCGGTGATCAGACCACAGAGCTACGGCGTGTTGCCCCTGATCTGGGGGACGTTACTCATCACCGTCGGCTCGGCGGCGATCGCGATTCCGGTCGGAACGGCCACCGCGATCTACCTCTCCGAGTACGCCGACCCCCAGGTCCGAAAGACGATCAAACCGACCCTCGAGATCCTCGCCGGGATCCCGACGATCGTCTACGGCTTCTTCGCGCTCTCGCTGATCACGCCGATCATCCAGCTATTCTTCCCCGAGACCGGGACGTTCAACGCGGCCGCGGGGGCGATCGTCGTCGGCATCATGATCATCCCGATGGTCTCGAGTCTCAGCGAGGACGCTATGTCGGCGGTGCCGGACGACCTCAGGAACGCCGCCTACGGCCTCGGCGCGACGAAGTTCGAGGTGTCGACGAGCGTCGTCTTCCCGGCGTCGCTCTCGGGCGTGATCGCCGCCTACATCCTCGCGCTGTCGCGGGCGATCGGCGAGACGATGGCCGTCACGCTCGCCGCCGGAATGCACCCCCAGATCACGGGGAACCCGCTCGAGCCGATTCAGACGATGACGGCATACATGGTCCAGATCGGGATCAGCGACGTCTCCGTCGGCTCGATCGGCTACCAGAGCCTGTTCGCCGTCGGCCTCACGCTGTTCGCGATGACGCTCACGATGAACCTGTTCAGTATGTGGGTTCGCTCGCGCTACCGGGAGGAGTACCAATGA
- the pstA gene encoding phosphate ABC transporter permease PstA: protein MSTDTGTPFGGAEDIERKRTIGRVFVAVCFASTLVGIVALVALVADVLYESWGWITWEFLTYPPSQSVENYLPGGRGAGMYPAIVGSVFLIALTAVFTIFLGVGAAVYLEEYAPESRLKSFIEANIANLAGVPSIVYGLLGLAIFVRAFQLGSSLIAGALTLTLLILPIVIVSTQEALRAVPDSQRQAAYGVGATQWQVIRDVVLPRALPGIMTGTILSLSRAIGETAPILMVGAATSLFVAPDGLRSPFSAMPMTIFEWATLPEAEFQHIAAAGIVVLLTILLAMNAVAIFIRNRYDPRS, encoded by the coding sequence ATGAGCACCGACACCGGCACGCCGTTCGGCGGAGCCGAGGACATCGAGCGAAAGCGGACGATCGGACGCGTCTTCGTCGCCGTCTGCTTCGCCTCGACGCTCGTCGGCATCGTCGCGCTCGTCGCGCTCGTCGCGGACGTCCTCTACGAGTCCTGGGGCTGGATCACCTGGGAGTTCCTCACCTATCCGCCCTCCCAGAGCGTCGAGAACTACCTGCCCGGCGGGCGCGGCGCCGGTATGTATCCCGCGATCGTCGGCTCGGTGTTCCTCATCGCGCTGACGGCGGTGTTCACGATCTTCCTGGGCGTCGGCGCGGCGGTCTACCTCGAGGAGTACGCCCCCGAGAGCCGGCTGAAGTCGTTCATCGAGGCGAACATCGCCAACCTCGCGGGGGTGCCCTCGATCGTCTACGGCCTGCTGGGACTTGCGATCTTCGTCCGGGCGTTCCAGCTCGGCTCGAGTCTCATCGCCGGCGCGCTGACGCTCACCCTGTTGATCCTGCCGATCGTCATCGTCTCGACCCAGGAGGCGCTGCGAGCGGTGCCCGACTCCCAGCGCCAGGCGGCCTACGGCGTCGGCGCGACCCAGTGGCAGGTGATCCGCGACGTCGTGCTGCCGCGGGCGCTGCCGGGGATCATGACGGGGACGATTCTCTCGCTGTCGCGGGCGATCGGCGAGACGGCGCCGATCCTGATGGTCGGCGCGGCGACGTCGCTGTTCGTCGCCCCCGACGGCCTTCGCAGTCCGTTCAGCGCGATGCCGATGACGATCTTCGAGTGGGCGACCCTTCCCGAGGCGGAGTTCCAGCACATCGCCGCGGCGGGAATCGTCGTCCTGCTGACGATCCTGCTCGCGATGAACGCGGTGGCGATCTTCATCCGCAACCGATACGATCCACGATCCTGA
- a CDS encoding phosphopantetheine adenylyltransferase, protein MDVALGGTFDPVHDGHRQLFERAFELGDVTVGLTSDELAPKTRHVDRYVRPYDERERDLAACLETYADEHDREFEIRTLSEPTGIATEPQFDYLIVSPETVDGGKRINEIRRERGYDPLEIVVVPHVLADDGEIISSTRIVEGEIDEHGTLTPDAEGRSSTRGA, encoded by the coding sequence ATGGACGTCGCGCTTGGTGGGACGTTCGACCCCGTTCACGACGGTCACCGCCAACTCTTCGAACGGGCGTTCGAACTCGGAGACGTAACCGTCGGACTGACGAGCGACGAACTCGCGCCGAAGACGCGCCACGTCGACCGGTACGTCCGCCCGTACGACGAACGCGAACGCGACCTCGCCGCCTGTCTCGAGACCTATGCCGACGAACACGACCGGGAGTTCGAGATCCGGACGCTCTCGGAGCCCACCGGGATCGCAACCGAACCGCAGTTCGACTACCTGATCGTCTCGCCGGAGACCGTCGACGGCGGCAAGCGGATCAACGAGATCCGGCGCGAACGGGGGTACGACCCGCTCGAGATCGTCGTCGTTCCGCACGTGCTGGCCGACGACGGCGAGATCATCTCGAGCACCCGAATCGTCGAAGGCGAGATCGACGAGCACGGAACCCTGACGCCCGACGCAGAGGGCCGAAGCAGCACTCGAGGCGCGTAA
- a CDS encoding phosphate uptake regulator PhoU gives METRKVQVTGGSTYTVSLPKTWATDNDVSAGTTVEFYPEDDALLLTPQSDTHRQEGTLDVTNLEGERLTRAVMTMYVSGFDIITLEASRITTDQRRAIRDATQSLVGVEVLEETTDSVVIQDLLDSSELSIVNAVTRMRLIAQSMLEDAMTALLENDDDIARDVIERDDDVDRLWLVVSRIFRATLRSPRAAEELGVPREDCFDYHSSARQLERVADHAVKISTLALKLGEIPDDVAEGLTALHDDAYDVLEKSMDALFAEESEEANRLGHAAREAILDIDEHTRAIDDILRELDPVQAQSLGLIVDSLSRTADYGGNIAETALQKAAPRP, from the coding sequence ATGGAGACGCGCAAGGTCCAGGTGACCGGTGGGTCGACGTACACCGTGTCACTGCCGAAGACCTGGGCGACCGACAACGACGTCAGCGCCGGGACGACCGTCGAGTTCTACCCCGAGGACGACGCGCTGTTGTTGACGCCCCAGAGCGACACCCACCGCCAGGAGGGAACCCTCGACGTGACCAACCTCGAGGGCGAGCGGCTCACCCGCGCGGTGATGACGATGTACGTGAGCGGCTTCGACATCATCACCCTCGAGGCGAGCCGGATCACGACCGATCAGCGCCGGGCGATCCGCGACGCCACCCAGAGCCTCGTCGGCGTCGAGGTGTTAGAGGAGACGACCGACAGCGTCGTCATCCAGGACTTACTCGACTCCTCGGAGCTGTCGATCGTCAACGCCGTCACCCGCATGCGCCTGATCGCCCAGTCGATGCTCGAGGACGCCATGACCGCGCTGCTCGAGAACGACGACGACATCGCCCGCGACGTCATCGAGCGCGACGACGACGTCGACCGCCTCTGGCTCGTCGTCTCCCGGATCTTCCGGGCGACGCTTCGCTCGCCGCGGGCGGCCGAGGAACTCGGCGTCCCCCGCGAGGACTGCTTCGACTACCACTCGAGCGCCCGGCAGTTAGAGCGCGTCGCCGACCACGCGGTGAAGATCAGCACGCTCGCGCTCAAACTCGGGGAGATTCCCGACGACGTCGCCGAGGGGCTGACGGCGCTTCACGACGACGCCTACGACGTCCTCGAGAAGTCGATGGACGCGCTGTTCGCAGAGGAGAGCGAGGAGGCGAACCGGCTGGGCCACGCCGCCCGCGAGGCGATCCTCGACATCGACGAACACACGCGGGCGATCGACGACATTCTCAGGGAGCTCGATCCGGTTCAGGCTCAGTCGCTCGGACTGATCGTCGACTCGCTCTCGCGCACCGCGGACTACGGCGGCAACATCGCGGAGACGGCGTTACAGAAGGCCGCACCGCGACCCTGA
- a CDS encoding 30S ribosomal protein S8e, which translates to MQDQGRSTRKRTGGRLKHTRNRKKHELGRSPTETQVGEPRFRTVGVRGNAEKTRALATNVANVNTGGETVTTEIEDVVENDANPNYVRRNIITKGAVIETGEGRARVTSRPGQTGQVNAVLLE; encoded by the coding sequence ATGCAAGATCAGGGACGCTCTACCCGCAAGCGAACCGGCGGTCGACTGAAGCACACCCGAAACCGCAAGAAACACGAACTCGGCCGGTCCCCGACCGAGACGCAGGTCGGCGAACCCCGCTTCCGGACCGTCGGCGTCCGCGGCAACGCGGAGAAGACCCGCGCGCTCGCGACCAACGTCGCGAACGTCAACACCGGCGGCGAAACCGTTACTACCGAGATCGAGGACGTCGTCGAGAACGACGCCAACCCCAACTACGTCCGCCGGAACATCATCACGAAGGGCGCCGTCATCGAGACCGGCGAGGGACGCGCCCGCGTCACCTCCCGCCCCGGCCAGACCGGCCAGGTCAACGCGGTTCTGCTCGAGTAA
- the pstB gene encoding phosphate ABC transporter ATP-binding protein PstB, translated as MTRQDTHSETRGSTSDEERRSTTGTSLETDTRTMDGESSASRYRPSESEDGRTSAPADARGEEIVIESRDLDVFYGDTQALQGIDMDIPEHQVTALIGPSGCGKSTFLRSINRMNDLIDVARVEGELRFHGKNVYDDDVDPVALRRKIGMVFQKPNPFPKSIFDNVAYGLRVQGKDDDLEETVHRALERAAILDEVEDRLDESGLELSGGQQQRLCIARAIATDPEVILMDEPASALDPVATSQIEDLVEELAEEYTVVIVTHNMQQAARISDKTAVFLTGGKLVEFDNTDKIFENPEHKRVEEYITGKFG; from the coding sequence ATGACACGACAAGACACCCACTCCGAAACCCGCGGTTCGACGAGCGACGAGGAACGGCGTTCCACAACAGGTACCTCCCTCGAGACCGATACACGGACGATGGACGGGGAGAGCTCTGCGTCGCGATACCGACCGTCGGAGTCCGAGGACGGGCGCACGTCGGCGCCTGCGGACGCGCGAGGCGAGGAGATCGTAATCGAGTCCCGCGACCTGGACGTGTTCTACGGGGACACGCAGGCGCTCCAGGGGATCGACATGGACATCCCCGAACACCAGGTCACGGCGCTGATCGGCCCGTCGGGCTGTGGGAAATCGACGTTCCTGCGCTCGATCAACCGGATGAACGACCTGATCGACGTCGCCCGCGTCGAGGGGGAACTGCGCTTTCACGGCAAGAACGTCTACGACGACGACGTCGACCCCGTCGCGCTCCGCCGGAAGATCGGGATGGTGTTCCAGAAACCCAACCCCTTCCCGAAGAGCATCTTCGACAACGTCGCCTACGGCCTGCGCGTCCAGGGGAAAGACGACGACCTCGAGGAGACGGTCCACCGCGCCTTAGAGCGGGCGGCCATCCTAGACGAGGTCGAAGACCGCTTAGACGAGAGCGGCCTCGAACTCTCCGGCGGCCAACAGCAGCGACTCTGCATCGCCCGCGCCATCGCCACCGACCCCGAGGTGATCCTGATGGACGAGCCCGCGAGCGCGCTCGATCCGGTCGCGACCTCCCAGATCGAGGATCTGGTCGAGGAGCTCGCGGAGGAGTACACCGTGGTCATCGTCACCCACAACATGCAGCAGGCGGCCCGTATCTCCGACAAAACGGCCGTGTTCCTCACCGGCGGCAAGCTCGTCGAGTTCGACAACACCGACAAGATCTTCGAGAACCCCGAACACAAGCGCGTCGAGGAGTACATCACCGGCAAGTTCGGGTAG
- a CDS encoding transcription initiation factor IIB family protein, with translation MYSARERVEHAEWLEQLERVGDRLELTAEARSCAADLFLSDVPEADRSKRTMLAASVYAGSLVAGDGRTQGEVADAADVSRLSIQQHWKDVLERAGLEAPSW, from the coding sequence ATGTACAGCGCGCGAGAACGCGTCGAGCACGCGGAGTGGCTCGAGCAACTGGAACGGGTCGGGGATCGCCTCGAGTTGACGGCGGAGGCGCGAAGTTGTGCGGCGGATCTCTTTCTCTCCGACGTGCCGGAGGCGGACCGATCGAAGCGGACGATGCTCGCAGCGAGCGTGTACGCCGGTTCGCTGGTCGCCGGTGACGGCCGAACGCAGGGCGAGGTCGCCGACGCGGCCGACGTCTCGCGGCTGTCGATCCAGCAACACTGGAAGGACGTTCTCGAGCGCGCGGGTCTCGAGGCGCCGAGCTGGTGA
- a CDS encoding PstS family phosphate ABC transporter substrate-binding protein — translation MGNEPTSGRDDACSRRRVLLGGAGTVLTGLSGCLARGEDSGLSGEVRMDGSNTVLPHGAVVSEEFQWRNNRVVIPVRGSGTGAGFQRFCTGETHAQNASRTILEDEEALCVENDVEYVELETALDGIAVFVHEQNDWCEYLTVEELESIWESGSDVETWRDVREEWPDEEIELYGRDAASGTFDYFTEAITGEIGDIRSDYSASADTNVIVRGVRGSLYGLGFGGAGYYYENEDDLTLLEVDDGDNREKPTRETIESGEYTPLTRSLYTYFRVDGFEREEVRQFARFYFEEIDGEAAESDVVEDGETLTWTQWAARRVGYYAVPDETIEADVAKLEDAIDEVVA, via the coding sequence ATGGGAAACGAGCCGACCTCAGGCCGCGACGACGCGTGCTCGCGCCGTCGCGTGCTGCTCGGCGGCGCGGGTACCGTTCTGACGGGGCTTTCGGGGTGTCTCGCTCGCGGCGAGGACAGCGGCCTCTCCGGCGAGGTCCGAATGGACGGGAGCAACACCGTGCTGCCACACGGTGCGGTCGTCTCCGAGGAGTTTCAGTGGCGAAACAACCGGGTCGTGATCCCGGTTCGGGGCTCCGGGACCGGAGCGGGGTTCCAGCGGTTCTGTACCGGCGAAACCCACGCCCAGAACGCCAGCCGGACGATCCTCGAGGACGAGGAGGCTCTCTGCGTCGAAAACGACGTCGAGTACGTCGAACTCGAGACCGCACTCGACGGTATCGCGGTCTTCGTCCACGAGCAAAACGACTGGTGTGAGTACCTCACCGTCGAAGAACTCGAGTCGATATGGGAGTCTGGTTCCGACGTCGAAACGTGGCGGGACGTCCGCGAGGAGTGGCCGGACGAGGAGATCGAACTGTACGGCCGAGACGCGGCCTCGGGAACGTTCGACTACTTCACGGAGGCGATCACCGGCGAGATCGGCGACATCCGATCGGACTATTCGGCGAGCGCCGACACGAACGTCATCGTCCGCGGCGTCAGGGGGAGCCTGTACGGCCTCGGGTTCGGCGGAGCGGGCTACTACTACGAGAACGAGGACGACCTGACACTCCTCGAGGTCGACGACGGCGACAACCGTGAGAAGCCGACCCGCGAGACGATCGAGAGCGGCGAGTACACGCCGCTGACCCGCTCGCTGTACACCTACTTCCGGGTCGACGGGTTCGAGCGCGAGGAGGTTCGGCAGTTCGCCCGGTTCTACTTCGAGGAGATCGACGGTGAGGCGGCCGAGTCCGACGTCGTCGAGGACGGGGAGACGCTGACCTGGACCCAGTGGGCCGCCCGCCGGGTCGGCTACTACGCGGTGCCCGACGAGACGATCGAGGCCGACGTCGCGAAGCTCGAGGACGCGATCGACGAGGTGGTCGCGTGA
- a CDS encoding cupin domain-containing protein, with product METVAIDEVDPDEYDRHIHADRRVLTDRLNTNHLAIAYYRLAPGERFSGSVHAHMDQEEVFVVLEGEATFTVRQRSTDGEPPATRETVAVGPNEAVRFEPGEFQSGANESAREVVALALGAPRDSEEVRISSIPVLDRDVECPDCGHDNMRVSSDPDSELVCPECGGELRIGSADS from the coding sequence ATGGAGACTGTCGCGATCGACGAGGTCGATCCGGACGAGTACGACCGCCACATCCACGCCGACCGGCGCGTGTTGACGGACCGGCTGAACACGAACCACCTCGCCATCGCGTACTACAGACTCGCGCCCGGCGAGCGCTTCAGCGGCTCCGTCCACGCCCACATGGACCAGGAGGAGGTGTTCGTCGTTCTCGAGGGCGAGGCGACGTTCACGGTGCGACAGCGTTCGACGGACGGTGAGCCACCGGCGACCCGCGAGACGGTTGCGGTCGGCCCGAACGAGGCGGTCCGCTTCGAACCCGGCGAGTTCCAGTCGGGGGCGAACGAGTCCGCCCGCGAGGTCGTCGCGCTCGCGCTAGGGGCGCCGCGGGACAGCGAGGAGGTTCGGATCTCGAGCATCCCCGTCCTGGACAGGGACGTCGAGTGTCCCGACTGCGGTCACGACAACATGCGGGTCTCGTCGGACCCGGACTCGGAACTGGTGTGTCCGGAGTGCGGCGGCGAGCTGCGGATCGGGTCTGCCGATAGCTGA